Proteins encoded together in one Streptomyces sp. TLI_171 window:
- the pstC gene encoding phosphate ABC transporter permease subunit PstC, whose protein sequence is MTAAVQPTDTRVPPPTPDLDRPRPIDAPASPTDKVFRGVLRAAGLSVFVMMGLIAFFLLLRGTEALRAVGWSFLTEQNWRTAAHAFGIAAVLPNGIMIAVIALCIAVPVALTAALFISEYAPVRLRPALISLVDLMAAIPSIVYGLWGLFFLQPQIVGPARWLANHLGGALPFLDVRIGDTPTSYTSSTFIAGTVVSLMIIPIITSLSREVFSQAPAGEREGAYALGSTRWGMVRTVVLPFGRGGMIGAVMLGFGRAMGETIAVALIISPVFRVSWHVLENGGGSISALIALRFSESDSLSLSALMAAGLVLFTLTLLVNVAAGFVISRSRSGASTSD, encoded by the coding sequence ATGACAGCCGCCGTCCAGCCGACGGACACCCGGGTCCCACCGCCGACGCCCGACCTCGACCGGCCCCGCCCGATCGACGCACCCGCCTCGCCCACCGACAAGGTCTTCCGCGGCGTCCTGCGCGCCGCCGGACTGTCGGTGTTCGTGATGATGGGCCTGATCGCCTTCTTCCTGCTGCTGCGCGGCACCGAGGCGCTGCGCGCCGTCGGCTGGTCCTTCCTCACCGAGCAGAACTGGCGGACCGCGGCGCACGCGTTCGGCATCGCCGCGGTGCTGCCCAACGGCATCATGATCGCCGTCATCGCGCTGTGCATCGCGGTGCCCGTGGCGCTGACCGCCGCGCTGTTCATCTCGGAGTACGCGCCGGTCCGGCTGCGGCCCGCGCTGATCTCGCTGGTCGACCTGATGGCGGCGATCCCCAGCATCGTGTACGGGCTGTGGGGCCTGTTCTTCCTGCAGCCGCAGATCGTCGGCCCGGCGCGCTGGCTGGCCAACCACCTCGGCGGGGCGCTGCCGTTCCTCGACGTGCGGATCGGCGACACCCCGACCTCGTACACCTCCTCGACGTTCATCGCCGGCACCGTGGTCTCCCTGATGATCATCCCGATCATCACCTCGCTCAGCCGCGAGGTGTTCTCGCAGGCGCCGGCCGGTGAGCGCGAGGGCGCGTACGCGCTCGGCTCCACCCGCTGGGGCATGGTGCGCACCGTGGTCCTGCCGTTCGGCCGCGGCGGCATGATCGGCGCCGTGATGCTCGGCTTCGGCCGGGCGATGGGCGAGACCATCGCCGTCGCGCTGATCATCTCGCCGGTGTTCCGGGTGTCCTGGCACGTGCTGGAGAACGGCGGCGGCTCGATCTCCGCGCTGATCGCGCTGCGCTTCAGCGAGTCCGACAGCCTGTCGCTGTCCGCGCTGATGGCCGCCGGCCTGGTGCTGTTCACCCTCACCCTGCTGGTCAACGTGGCCGCCGGGTTCGTCATCAGCCGGTCCCGGTCCGGCGCCTCGACCTCGGACTGA
- a CDS encoding PstS family phosphate ABC transporter substrate-binding protein — MRHTAAKAFAAVAMTAALSTVAAPAMADPSTLPTLPAAQDIVGAGSDTTQALLNQFSADYNASLGAGSTLPHLYSWDATGTSPITPKTGGSSITRPNGSGAGISALNANTSATLDFARSSRAPQTGDLTSDLFVAFAKDAVTWSAKATGGHAPANLTTQNLFDIYSCKVGATDWSAFGGTAGTIKPYLPQAQSGTRAFFLKAIGNPVLGGCVVTGPEENEGTDAALNDVNVIFPYSVGHWVGQANGHTTATDNKGDLTLRSINGVAPLTGTGTLSATFAAGTYGRVLYNVVRDTEWTATTTQGTALRAIFGTSGWICSTAGKADTSSYGYLTLPAAACGSTTHI, encoded by the coding sequence ATGCGTCACACCGCTGCCAAGGCGTTCGCGGCCGTCGCGATGACCGCCGCCCTCTCGACTGTCGCCGCTCCGGCGATGGCGGACCCGTCGACCCTGCCGACCCTCCCGGCGGCGCAGGACATCGTCGGTGCCGGCTCGGACACCACGCAGGCTCTGCTGAACCAGTTCTCCGCCGACTACAACGCCTCCCTGGGCGCGGGCTCCACCCTGCCGCACCTGTACAGCTGGGACGCGACCGGCACGAGCCCGATCACCCCGAAGACCGGCGGCAGCAGCATCACCCGCCCGAACGGCTCCGGCGCCGGCATCTCCGCGCTGAACGCCAACACCTCCGCCACCCTGGACTTCGCGCGCTCCTCCCGGGCGCCGCAGACCGGTGACCTGACCTCCGACCTGTTCGTGGCCTTCGCCAAGGACGCGGTGACCTGGTCCGCCAAGGCCACCGGCGGCCACGCCCCGGCCAACCTGACCACCCAGAACCTGTTCGACATCTACTCCTGCAAGGTCGGCGCCACCGACTGGTCCGCGTTCGGCGGCACCGCCGGCACCATCAAGCCCTACCTGCCGCAGGCCCAGTCCGGCACCCGTGCCTTCTTCCTGAAGGCGATCGGCAACCCGGTCCTCGGCGGCTGCGTCGTCACCGGCCCGGAGGAGAACGAGGGCACCGACGCCGCGCTGAACGACGTCAACGTCATCTTCCCGTACTCCGTCGGCCACTGGGTGGGCCAGGCCAACGGCCACACCACCGCCACCGACAACAAGGGCGACCTGACCCTCCGCAGCATCAACGGCGTGGCCCCGCTGACCGGCACCGGCACCCTGAGCGCCACCTTCGCCGCCGGCACCTACGGCCGGGTCCTCTACAACGTGGTCCGCGACACCGAGTGGACCGCCACCACCACCCAGGGCACCGCGCTGCGCGCCATCTTCGGCACCTCGGGCTGGATCTGCTCCACCGCCGGCAAGGCCGACACCTCCAGCTACGGCTACCTGACCCTGCCGGCCGCGGCCTGCGGTTCCACCACCCACATCTGA
- a CDS encoding DUF1508 domain-containing protein, whose protein sequence is MRGEGLFTERAPNGRFQWHLKAMNGRVVAVSSAVHESSADAERAFAELVELGPALVARITHVRDGLGWTWVVPGSRGNPLVRSSRAYERYATCQNAFRRFMALLARLSEAAAVAAAGAEGAPGTGR, encoded by the coding sequence GTGCGCGGCGAGGGCCTGTTCACGGAGCGGGCGCCGAACGGTCGGTTCCAGTGGCACCTGAAGGCGATGAACGGGCGAGTGGTGGCGGTGTCCTCCGCCGTCCACGAGTCGTCCGCGGATGCCGAACGGGCGTTCGCCGAGCTGGTCGAACTGGGTCCGGCGCTGGTGGCGCGGATCACCCATGTCCGCGACGGCCTGGGCTGGACCTGGGTGGTGCCCGGGTCGCGGGGCAATCCCCTGGTCAGGTCGAGCAGGGCGTACGAGCGGTACGCGACCTGCCAGAACGCGTTCCGGCGGTTCATGGCGCTGCTGGCCCGGTTGTCCGAGGCCGCCGCGGTGGCCGCCGCCGGGGCCGAGGGCGCGCCCGGGACCGGGCGGTGA
- a CDS encoding polysaccharide deacetylase family protein: MADRTGGAVPDRLALTFDDGPHPDSTPALLAALAAAGHRATFFLCGAQAERHPELVRALDRAGMPLGNHSWSHPHLTALPPAEARDEIHRTNRILTELTGRPPTLFRPPYGDTSPAVRGFAAEAGLTEVLWDVDTRDWDGAPPAAIAAATAAARPGDTVLLHDHGNRNTVTALPAVLAALTARGLRCAPVAG; this comes from the coding sequence ATGGCCGACCGCACCGGAGGCGCCGTGCCGGACCGGCTGGCCCTGACCTTCGACGACGGCCCGCACCCCGACTCCACCCCCGCGCTGCTCGCCGCCCTCGCCGCGGCCGGCCACCGCGCCACCTTCTTCCTCTGCGGCGCCCAGGCCGAGCGGCACCCCGAGCTGGTCCGCGCACTCGACCGGGCCGGCATGCCGCTGGGCAACCACAGCTGGTCCCACCCGCACCTGACGGCGCTGCCCCCGGCCGAAGCCCGGGACGAGATCCACCGCACCAACCGGATCCTCACCGAGCTCACCGGCCGGCCGCCGACCCTGTTCCGGCCGCCCTACGGCGACACCTCCCCCGCGGTCCGGGGGTTCGCCGCCGAGGCCGGGCTGACCGAGGTGCTGTGGGACGTCGACACCCGCGACTGGGACGGCGCGCCGCCCGCCGCGATCGCCGCCGCGACGGCCGCCGCCCGCCCCGGCGACACGGTCCTGCTGCACGACCACGGGAACCGGAACACGGTCACCGCGCTGCCCGCCGTCCTCGCCGCGCTCACCGCGCGCGGCCTGCGCTGCGCGCCCGTGGCGGGCTGA
- a CDS encoding ROK family protein: MAEDGQQPPDSELGPRRGPASQQDMRRQNLALVMHTVAAAHPLSRADVAGRTGLTRTAVSSLVDELIGGGLLLEGELERSGRVGRPGRALVLNDSGPAGLGLEIGVGHLSACVLDLRGEVRVELHRPAPNSSRPAEQTLAELAALATEAEQQAVVLGLRVVGRVLAVPGSVPLDDPGRHVEHAPNLGWHQVDVHSGWPGPGVAPAVENEANLGALAELWQGVGKGTFVHVSAGEGIGGALVLDGRLFRGVQGFAGELGHLTVRPDGRLCSCGARGCLEPYAGLAAVLHASGLAEELDGPASGQDIDAIGELARRAEAGHPTTTRALHHAGTALGTALAAAVNLIDPATLVLGGAYADLAHWLLPAMRAELAELIRVRPWPDDALRASPLARRGPVLGAALVTVRRLHTDPATLWLTEGA, encoded by the coding sequence GTGGCAGAGGACGGGCAGCAGCCGCCGGACAGCGAACTCGGGCCCCGGCGCGGCCCCGCCTCCCAGCAGGACATGCGGCGGCAGAACCTCGCCCTGGTGATGCACACCGTCGCCGCCGCGCACCCGCTGTCGCGCGCCGACGTGGCCGGTCGTACCGGCCTCACCCGCACCGCCGTCTCCAGCCTGGTCGACGAACTCATCGGCGGCGGCCTGCTGTTGGAGGGCGAACTGGAACGCAGCGGCCGGGTCGGCAGGCCCGGCCGGGCCCTGGTCCTCAACGACAGCGGACCGGCCGGACTCGGCCTGGAGATCGGCGTCGGACACCTCAGCGCCTGCGTCCTCGACCTGCGCGGCGAGGTCCGGGTCGAACTCCACCGCCCCGCCCCCAACAGCAGCCGCCCCGCCGAGCAGACGCTCGCCGAACTGGCCGCGCTCGCCACCGAGGCCGAACAGCAGGCCGTCGTGCTGGGCCTGCGGGTGGTCGGCCGGGTGCTGGCCGTGCCCGGCAGCGTGCCGCTCGACGACCCCGGCCGGCACGTCGAACACGCCCCCAACCTCGGCTGGCACCAGGTCGACGTGCACAGCGGGTGGCCGGGGCCCGGCGTCGCGCCCGCCGTCGAGAACGAGGCCAACCTCGGCGCCCTCGCCGAACTCTGGCAGGGCGTCGGCAAAGGGACCTTCGTCCACGTCTCGGCCGGCGAGGGCATCGGTGGCGCGCTGGTCCTCGACGGCCGCCTCTTCCGCGGCGTGCAGGGCTTCGCCGGCGAGCTCGGCCACCTGACCGTCCGCCCCGACGGCCGGCTCTGCTCCTGCGGCGCGCGCGGCTGCCTCGAACCGTACGCCGGCCTCGCCGCGGTGCTGCACGCCTCCGGCCTGGCCGAGGAGCTCGACGGGCCGGCGTCCGGTCAGGACATCGACGCCATCGGCGAGTTGGCCCGCCGCGCGGAGGCGGGGCACCCCACCACCACGCGCGCCCTGCACCACGCCGGCACCGCGCTGGGCACCGCCCTCGCCGCCGCGGTCAACCTGATCGACCCCGCCACGCTGGTCCTCGGCGGGGCGTACGCCGATCTCGCGCACTGGCTGCTGCCCGCCATGCGCGCCGAACTGGCCGAGCTGATCCGGGTCCGCCCGTGGCCGGACGACGCCCTGCGCGCCTCGCCGCTGGCCCGGCGCGGCCCGGTCCTCGGCGCCGCCCTGGTCACCGTCCGCCGGCTGCACACCGACCCGGCCACCCTCTGGCTCACCGAAGGCGCCTGA
- the xylB gene encoding xylulokinase codes for MAQPQVVIGVDSSTQSTKALAVDAETGRILGEGRAVHRVDSRHGQESDPAQWWQALNEAVAATGWADRAQALSIGGQQHGLVTLDAAGDPVRPALLWNDVRSAPQAADLVREFGADWWAAELGSVPGASFTAAKWAWLRANEPASAERTAAVRLPHDYLTERLTGAAVTDRGDASGTGWWTPDGPHPAVLKAIGLDPALLPATAPAGAAAGHALPGGPLRPGTPVGTGTGDNMAAALGLGLTPGVPVLSLGTSGTVYTVSRNRPADPTGTVAGFADALGGWLPLACTLNCTLAVDKVAALLGRDRQAVEPGGSAVLLPYLDGERTPALPQASGLLHGLRHDTTAGQLLQAAYDGAAYSLLAALDDVLAVDGDPADPAQPILLIGGGAQGRAWQDTVRRLSGRPVQLPAARELVALGAAAQAAALLTGESADAVARRWGTADGPVLPALERDDAALERIATTISQAAALQGAGNR; via the coding sequence ATGGCACAACCGCAGGTGGTGATCGGTGTCGACAGCTCGACCCAGTCCACCAAGGCACTCGCCGTCGACGCCGAGACCGGCCGGATCCTCGGTGAGGGGCGCGCCGTCCACCGGGTCGACTCCCGCCACGGGCAGGAGAGCGACCCCGCCCAGTGGTGGCAGGCCCTGAACGAGGCCGTCGCCGCCACCGGCTGGGCCGACCGCGCGCAGGCCCTGTCGATCGGCGGCCAGCAGCACGGACTCGTCACCCTGGACGCCGCCGGCGACCCCGTCCGGCCCGCCCTGCTCTGGAACGACGTCCGCAGCGCACCCCAGGCCGCCGACCTGGTGCGGGAGTTCGGCGCCGACTGGTGGGCCGCCGAACTCGGCAGCGTCCCCGGCGCGTCCTTCACCGCCGCCAAGTGGGCCTGGCTGCGCGCCAACGAACCCGCCAGCGCCGAACGCACCGCCGCCGTCCGCCTCCCGCACGACTACCTCACCGAACGCCTCACCGGCGCCGCCGTCACCGACCGCGGCGACGCCTCCGGCACCGGCTGGTGGACCCCCGACGGCCCGCACCCCGCCGTGCTCAAGGCGATCGGCCTCGACCCCGCCCTGCTCCCCGCCACCGCCCCCGCCGGCGCCGCCGCCGGCCACGCCCTTCCCGGCGGGCCGCTGCGCCCCGGCACCCCGGTCGGCACCGGCACCGGCGACAACATGGCCGCCGCGCTCGGCCTGGGCCTCACCCCCGGCGTCCCGGTGCTGAGCCTCGGCACCTCCGGCACCGTCTACACCGTCTCCCGCAACCGCCCCGCCGACCCGACCGGCACCGTGGCGGGCTTCGCCGACGCCCTCGGCGGCTGGCTGCCGCTCGCCTGCACGCTCAACTGCACCCTGGCCGTCGACAAGGTCGCCGCCCTGCTCGGCCGCGACCGCCAGGCCGTCGAGCCCGGCGGCAGCGCCGTCCTGCTGCCCTACCTCGACGGCGAACGCACCCCCGCCCTCCCGCAGGCCAGCGGACTGCTGCACGGACTGCGCCACGACACCACCGCCGGCCAGCTCCTGCAGGCCGCCTACGACGGCGCCGCGTACTCGCTGCTCGCCGCCCTCGACGACGTCCTCGCCGTGGACGGCGACCCCGCCGACCCCGCGCAGCCGATCCTGCTGATCGGCGGCGGCGCCCAGGGCCGGGCCTGGCAGGACACCGTCCGCCGGCTCTCCGGCCGTCCCGTCCAACTGCCCGCCGCCCGCGAACTGGTCGCCCTCGGCGCGGCCGCGCAGGCCGCCGCGCTGCTCACCGGCGAGAGCGCCGACGCCGTCGCCCGCCGCTGGGGCACCGCCGACGGGCCGGTCCTCCCCGCGCTCGAACGGGACGACGCAGCACTCGAACGGATCGCGACTACCATTTCGCAGGCGGCCGCCCTGCAAGGCGCCGGCAACCGGTAG